In Pseudomonadota bacterium, a genomic segment contains:
- the gshB gene encoding glutathione synthase, producing MRVAFQMDPIEHVDIDADSSFRLAEEAEARGHELFVYTPDRLVFDSGAVSATGRAVNVTRQKGNHVSFGPWETRNLRDLDVVWLRQDPPFDMGYITTTHVLEMVHPHTLVVNDPFWVRNFPEKLLVLEFTDLTPPTMIARSLEALRDFRKRHGDIIVKPLYGNGGAGVFRLRPEDGNLASLHELFAVINREPLIAQKFLPDVSQGDKRIILVDGEPVGAINRVPAQGETRSNMHVGGRPEKIGLTDRERDICARIGPKLREHGQIFVGIDVIGGWLTEINVTSPTGIQELERFDGINVAAKIWDAIEARAATADPQSAGS from the coding sequence GTGCGCGTCGCATTCCAAATGGACCCGATCGAGCATGTCGATATCGACGCCGACAGCTCCTTTCGCCTTGCCGAGGAGGCCGAGGCGCGCGGCCACGAGCTCTTCGTCTATACGCCCGACCGCCTCGTCTTTGATAGCGGGGCAGTCTCGGCGACCGGTCGGGCGGTGAACGTGACCCGCCAAAAGGGCAATCACGTGAGCTTCGGGCCCTGGGAGACCCGCAACCTGCGCGATCTGGACGTGGTCTGGCTCCGCCAGGATCCCCCGTTCGACATGGGCTACATCACCACCACCCACGTCCTCGAAATGGTCCATCCCCACACCTTGGTGGTCAATGATCCGTTCTGGGTCCGCAACTTCCCCGAGAAGCTGCTGGTGCTCGAATTCACCGACCTGACGCCCCCGACGATGATCGCGCGGTCGCTCGAAGCGCTTCGCGACTTCCGAAAGCGACATGGCGACATCATCGTAAAGCCGCTTTACGGCAATGGGGGTGCGGGGGTCTTTCGTCTGCGCCCGGAGGACGGCAACCTCGCCTCCCTCCACGAGCTGTTTGCCGTCATCAATCGCGAGCCGCTCATCGCACAGAAATTCCTGCCGGATGTCAGCCAGGGAGATAAGCGGATCATCCTCGTGGACGGCGAGCCCGTGGGCGCGATCAACCGCGTGCCCGCGCAGGGCGAAACCCGCTCCAACATGCATGTGGGCGGACGACCGGAGAAGATAGGCCTGACGGATCGCGAAAGGGACATCTGCGCGCGGATCGGGCCAAAGCTTCGGGAGCATGGACAGATCTTCGTGGGCATCGACGTCATTGGCGGCTGGCTCACGGAAATCAACGTGACCTCGCCCACCGGCATCCAAGAGCTGGAGCGTTTCGACGGGATCAACGTCGCCGCGAAGATCTGGGACGCCATCGAGGCGCGGGCGGCTACTGCGGACCCACAGTCAGCCGGTAGCTGA
- a CDS encoding penicillin-binding protein activator gives MGIGNAARACFALLTSLFLLACEPIPVTTGPIGGQGGSSVDVALLVPSGSGTAELDAIAASLERAARLAAGDLNGVDVNLTVLSTQRNAATAVAAAQQAVSNGADVILGPLDGEIAAAVGLAVRGSNTSVLTFSNNTAIAGGNVYLLGQTFEDSASRVARFASTQGLNNVMVVHAQTVAGDAGRAAVTQALVRNGLGIAGTESYENTLTGISSAASRIRGTAAASGADAIFLTSNTAGALPILADLLPEAGLAPDTIQYLGLSRWDLDTRLFSLSGVQGGWFSMPDRARAGAFSSRYSAAYGSNPHPLAFTAYDGIAIIGALVNQSGVRALNGAGLTRPQGFQGSTGIVRLRANGTNERGLAIGSIQGGQVVTLDAAPQGFGGAGL, from the coding sequence ATGGGAATTGGCAACGCGGCACGGGCATGCTTCGCCCTCCTGACATCTCTCTTCCTGCTGGCATGCGAGCCCATTCCGGTGACGACCGGCCCCATCGGTGGACAGGGGGGCAGCTCAGTCGACGTGGCGCTGCTCGTCCCCTCCGGCTCCGGCACGGCCGAGCTCGACGCAATCGCGGCCAGCCTCGAGCGTGCCGCTCGGCTTGCCGCGGGGGACCTCAACGGTGTCGACGTGAACCTCACGGTTCTCAGCACGCAGCGCAACGCGGCCACGGCCGTCGCGGCGGCGCAGCAAGCCGTGTCAAATGGCGCGGATGTCATCCTTGGACCACTAGACGGGGAAATCGCGGCGGCCGTCGGCCTTGCAGTCCGTGGCTCGAACACGTCGGTTCTGACCTTCTCGAACAACACCGCGATTGCAGGCGGAAACGTCTACCTCCTCGGACAGACATTCGAGGACAGTGCCAGCCGAGTGGCCCGCTTCGCTTCGACCCAAGGGCTGAACAACGTCATGGTGGTGCATGCCCAGACGGTCGCCGGAGACGCCGGGCGTGCGGCGGTGACACAAGCTCTCGTCCGAAATGGCCTCGGGATCGCGGGGACTGAAAGCTACGAGAATACCCTCACCGGCATCTCCTCTGCCGCGAGCCGCATTCGCGGCACGGCAGCGGCCTCCGGGGCGGACGCGATTTTCCTGACGTCAAATACCGCCGGCGCGCTGCCGATCCTCGCGGACCTGCTGCCCGAAGCGGGACTTGCGCCCGACACGATCCAGTATCTGGGGTTGTCGCGCTGGGACCTCGATACCCGGCTCTTCAGCTTGTCGGGCGTACAGGGCGGCTGGTTCTCCATGCCGGACCGCGCCCGCGCCGGGGCATTCTCTAGTCGCTACAGCGCGGCTTACGGCTCGAACCCGCATCCGCTGGCTTTCACCGCCTATGACGGCATCGCGATCATCGGCGCCCTTGTGAACCAAAGCGGCGTGCGCGCGCTCAATGGTGCCGGGCTCACACGCCCCCAGGGTTTCCAGGGCTCCACTGGTATCGTCCGTCTGCGCGCCAACGGGACCAACGAACGCGGCCTCGCCATCGGGTCCATTCAGGGCGGCCAGGTCGTGACGCTCGATGCCGCTCCCCAAGGGTTTGGCGGCGCTGGCCTCTGA
- a CDS encoding YraN family protein, whose product MAAEAAVARRYQAMGYHVMAERWRGPHGEIDLILEDDDGALVFVEVKCAKHLDQALSSLGRRQQQRLLDSATVFLGLMPQGLRTACRIDLAACDGTGAMHIVENALAA is encoded by the coding sequence ATGGCGGCGGAAGCAGCCGTCGCGCGGCGTTATCAGGCGATGGGCTATCACGTGATGGCCGAGCGCTGGAGAGGGCCGCACGGGGAGATCGACCTGATCCTTGAGGACGATGACGGTGCGCTCGTTTTCGTCGAAGTGAAATGCGCGAAGCACCTGGATCAGGCGCTATCCTCGCTTGGCCGACGCCAGCAGCAGAGGCTGCTCGACAGCGCCACCGTGTTTCTGGGGCTCATGCCGCAAGGGCTGCGGACGGCCTGCAGGATCGATCTTGCAGCATGTGACGGCACAGGCGCCATGCACATCGTCGAAAACGCCCTCGCCGCCTGA
- a CDS encoding [protein-PII] uridylyltransferase yields the protein MEVGLSAPAPEALDVAQLSMEIMQRVADIGDPVDRRRAIVTTISPALSRARSNIADRFQETPRRSGEATTAYARITDEVVRLAHDMAAAYLVPGPEIPAEENMAILAVGGYGRGEMAPFSDVDLLFLTPTSGATRAEAVVEQMLYILWDLKLKVGHATRSVRECIRLAREDYTIRTSLVEMRDLGGNPALFEDLRSKLWTDLFRSTARDFIEAKLEERSARHRKQGGQRYVVEPNVKEGKGGLRDLQSLFWIAKYIHGVSNAADLVPLGLFTKEEFETFLKAEQFLWAIRCHLHLITGRAADQLTFDLQVEVAERMGYEDGRGRRGVERFMQDYFRQATQVGDLTRIFLTALEEAHVKTQPALLRLFQRTKTANPPYAIKQNRLTIGRTDDFLSDKLNLLRLFEEALRTGTLIHPDAMRIVSASLPLVDDAMRRDPVACQIFLDTLLKHGNPERALRRMNEVGMLSAFVPEFEPIVAMMQFNMYHAYTVDEHTIQCIKTLAQIERGELEEDLPVVSSILRSGRVNRKVLYVALLCHDIGKGRPEDHSILGARIGREVATRLGLKKKEVETVEWLIRYHLLMSDMAQKRDIADPRTVRDFAKAVKTVKRLDLLTVLTVCDIRGVSPTTWNNWKAVLIRALYRQTRRGLEDGMEALNRENRGAEAKRNLAAALPHWSETELRREQARHYGPYWQGLHVTAHVVFAELLKDIGDEEVRVDLQPDEERDATRVCFTMADHPGIFARMTGALALVGANVVDARTFTTKDGFAVAAFWVQDAEGAPYEASRLKRLEGMIHKTLGGVVVAQEALKDRDKLKKRERPFTVPTHITFDNEGSDIYTIIEVDTRDRPGLLHDLCRTLAGANIYIASAVIATYGEQVVDSFYVKDMFGLKLHAEGRQRSLEKKLREAIALGAERARG from the coding sequence ATGGAGGTCGGGCTTTCCGCGCCCGCGCCCGAAGCGCTTGATGTCGCGCAGCTCTCCATGGAGATCATGCAACGCGTGGCTGACATAGGCGACCCCGTGGACCGCCGCCGCGCGATCGTGACGACCATCTCGCCGGCCCTTTCCCGCGCCAGATCCAACATCGCGGACCGCTTCCAAGAGACGCCGCGCCGATCGGGCGAGGCGACCACGGCCTATGCGCGCATCACCGACGAGGTCGTGCGCTTGGCCCATGACATGGCGGCGGCGTATCTCGTCCCAGGGCCAGAGATCCCCGCCGAGGAGAACATGGCGATCCTCGCCGTGGGCGGCTACGGCCGGGGTGAAATGGCACCCTTCTCGGATGTGGACCTACTCTTTTTGACGCCAACGAGCGGGGCGACGCGGGCCGAGGCCGTCGTGGAGCAGATGCTCTACATCCTTTGGGACCTGAAGCTCAAAGTGGGACACGCCACACGGAGCGTGAGGGAGTGCATCCGGTTGGCGCGAGAGGATTATACGATCCGTACGAGCCTCGTGGAGATGCGCGATCTCGGCGGCAACCCGGCCCTCTTCGAAGACCTCCGCAGCAAGCTCTGGACGGACCTCTTTCGCTCCACGGCCCGCGATTTCATCGAGGCCAAGCTCGAAGAGCGGAGCGCGCGACACCGCAAGCAGGGCGGGCAGCGCTACGTTGTCGAGCCCAACGTCAAGGAGGGAAAAGGCGGTCTGCGCGATCTCCAGTCCCTTTTCTGGATCGCAAAATACATCCACGGCGTCAGCAATGCAGCAGACCTCGTTCCGCTCGGCCTGTTCACGAAGGAGGAGTTCGAGACCTTCCTCAAGGCCGAGCAGTTCCTGTGGGCCATCCGTTGCCATCTGCATCTCATTACGGGGCGCGCGGCTGACCAGCTCACCTTCGACTTGCAGGTCGAGGTGGCCGAACGGATGGGCTACGAGGACGGTCGCGGCAGGCGCGGCGTCGAGCGCTTCATGCAGGACTACTTCCGGCAGGCCACGCAGGTGGGAGACCTCACGCGGATCTTCCTGACGGCCCTCGAAGAGGCCCATGTGAAGACCCAACCCGCGCTGCTGAGGCTTTTCCAGCGAACAAAGACGGCCAATCCGCCCTACGCCATCAAGCAGAACAGGCTGACCATCGGCAGGACCGATGATTTTCTGTCCGACAAGCTCAATCTCCTGCGCCTCTTCGAAGAAGCGCTCCGCACCGGCACGCTCATCCATCCCGATGCCATGCGCATCGTCTCCGCGAGCCTGCCCCTGGTGGACGACGCCATGCGGCGCGACCCGGTGGCCTGCCAGATCTTTCTCGATACGCTGCTCAAGCACGGCAATCCGGAGCGGGCGCTCAGGCGCATGAACGAGGTTGGCATGCTCTCGGCATTCGTGCCCGAGTTCGAGCCCATCGTGGCGATGATGCAATTCAACATGTACCACGCCTACACCGTCGACGAGCACACGATCCAATGCATCAAGACCCTCGCCCAGATCGAGCGGGGCGAACTCGAAGAAGATCTGCCGGTGGTGTCCTCGATCCTGAGGTCCGGGCGCGTGAACCGGAAAGTGCTCTACGTGGCGCTGCTCTGCCACGACATCGGGAAGGGCCGGCCCGAAGATCACTCGATCCTCGGCGCGCGGATCGGGCGCGAGGTGGCCACGCGGCTCGGACTGAAGAAGAAGGAGGTGGAAACGGTCGAATGGCTGATCCGCTACCACCTCTTGATGTCGGACATGGCGCAGAAGCGCGACATCGCCGATCCTCGGACGGTGCGGGACTTCGCCAAGGCCGTAAAGACGGTGAAACGGCTGGATCTCCTCACCGTGCTGACGGTGTGTGACATCCGCGGCGTCTCACCCACCACCTGGAACAACTGGAAGGCCGTCCTGATCCGCGCGCTTTACCGGCAGACGAGGCGCGGGCTCGAGGATGGCATGGAGGCGCTCAACCGCGAAAACCGCGGCGCGGAGGCCAAGCGGAACCTCGCAGCCGCGCTTCCGCATTGGTCGGAGACAGAGCTCCGCCGCGAACAGGCACGGCACTATGGCCCCTACTGGCAGGGCCTTCATGTTACGGCGCATGTCGTCTTTGCCGAGCTCCTGAAGGATATCGGCGACGAGGAAGTGCGCGTGGACCTCCAGCCGGACGAGGAGCGCGACGCCACGCGCGTCTGCTTTACGATGGCCGACCATCCTGGGATCTTTGCGCGCATGACTGGCGCGCTGGCCCTGGTGGGCGCGAACGTGGTCGATGCACGGACATTCACGACCAAGGACGGGTTCGCGGTGGCGGCGTTCTGGGTGCAGGACGCCGAGGGCGCGCCCTATGAAGCGTCGCGCCTGAAGCGGCTCGAAGGCATGATCCACAAGACGCTTGGCGGTGTCGTGGTGGCACAGGAGGCGCTGAAGGATCGGGACAAGCTCAAGAAACGCGAGCGTCCCTTCACTGTGCCGACGCATATCACGTTCGATAACGAAGGCTCCGATATCTACACGATCATCGAAGTGGACACGCGGGATCGCCCCGGCCTTCTTCACGATCTGTGCCGGACCCTGGCGGGCGCCAACATCTACATCGCCAGTGCCGTGATCGCGACCTACGGCGAACAGGTCGTCGACAGTTTCTACGTGAAGGACATGTTCGGGCTGAAGCTCCATGCCGAGGGACGCCAGCGCTCGCTCGAGAAGAAGCTTCGCGAGGCGATCGCCCTGGGCGCGGAGCGAGCGCGCGGATGA
- the rsmI gene encoding 16S rRNA (cytidine(1402)-2'-O)-methyltransferase, producing MNYRKTTLAPGLHLVSTPIGNARDITLRALDTLASADLLAAEDTRMLLKLMNIHGIPLEGRRIHAFHDHSKSGDRQRLLDAMVSGQSVAYATDAGTPLIADPGYTLVSEARAKGVVVTAAPGPSALTMALSVAGLPTDRFSFRGFAPPARAARIAFLTELARARETTVFYETPRRIADCLSDSRDALGPDRVAVVCRELTKRFEEVRSGSLNDLAEHFGASTPKGELVVLLAPAEETAPVEADVDAAIIEALTTMRVKDAADAVAGSLGLPRRDVYQRALRLKSGEAN from the coding sequence ATGAATTACCGGAAGACGACGCTCGCGCCCGGATTGCATCTGGTCTCGACACCCATCGGCAATGCCCGCGATATAACACTGCGCGCGCTCGATACGCTGGCCTCCGCCGATCTTCTGGCGGCAGAGGACACGCGTATGCTCCTGAAACTCATGAATATTCATGGGATCCCCCTGGAGGGTCGCCGGATCCATGCCTTCCACGATCATTCCAAGAGTGGCGATCGGCAAAGGCTCCTCGATGCCATGGTGTCCGGGCAGTCGGTCGCCTACGCGACGGATGCCGGGACGCCACTTATCGCCGATCCGGGCTACACCCTCGTGAGCGAGGCCCGCGCCAAGGGCGTCGTGGTCACGGCGGCGCCGGGCCCCTCGGCGCTGACCATGGCGCTCTCGGTGGCGGGCCTGCCGACGGACCGGTTTTCGTTTCGGGGTTTTGCGCCCCCGGCCCGAGCGGCGCGCATCGCATTCCTGACTGAGCTCGCGCGGGCGCGCGAGACGACTGTTTTCTACGAGACACCGCGCAGGATCGCGGATTGCCTCTCTGATTCGCGCGATGCCCTCGGTCCGGACAGGGTCGCCGTCGTCTGTCGCGAGCTCACGAAGAGGTTCGAAGAGGTCAGGTCTGGCAGCCTCAATGACCTCGCCGAGCATTTTGGCGCGTCCACGCCGAAGGGAGAGCTCGTGGTCCTGCTCGCTCCGGCCGAAGAGACTGCGCCGGTGGAAGCTGACGTGGATGCGGCGATTATCGAGGCGTTAACCACCATGCGGGTAAAGGATGCGGCAGACGCCGTGGCAGGCAGCCTTGGCCTGCCTCGTCGTGATGTCTATCAAAGAGCCCTGCGGCTCAAATCGGGAGAAGCGAACTGA